The Gossypium hirsutum isolate 1008001.06 chromosome A13, Gossypium_hirsutum_v2.1, whole genome shotgun sequence nucleotide sequence ttgttttcccagaacacaatgctcgcaaaattcaagtttgcaagtctttgtacctttcaataatccttgcttggctagagtttgcaaggatttttcaccagcatggcccaaacgcatatgccacagctgtgttgcctcagcgtccttcttggtactcgaaattgctgctgctgttgtcccgaccactgtactaccttggtagtaatacagattgttctttcttatgcctttcaacatcaccaatgctcctgaagttgctttaagaactccatctcgtattgtcacaactaggcctttagattctaacgaccccaaagagatgagattcttcttcaactttgggacatatcgtacatcccgcaaaattctagtagatccatcatgactcctcagtttaattgaacctatcccggctattttacacgtgttatcattacccatgtaaacaaccctttcatctagtttttgaaattcaaagaaccattcccaaatgggacacatatgataggaacaaccagaatccatgatccactcatctgcatgtaatgttgaagatgtcatactaagagaaaagtctgactctgcttcactattgcattctgcaacatttgcatcttgcggagtcttcccttttttcttcaattttggacaatctttcttccaatgtcctttttctttgcgaaaggaacattcatctttggcaacaactcgacctttggactttcttctcttccccttagactgacttttcTGACGatctcttgttaccaatgcttccactgctgcttcacttgaacctttcaacttatcctttcggcgtagttcatagctatacaatgcagcagttacttcattgaaagttacttccgactTTCCATGAAGTaaagtagtttcaaggtactcaaactcctctggaagcgatcccaacaacattaacgccaagtcttcgtcttcaaaagtcacatccaaattcaacaaatcagccaccagctgattaaaattggtaatgtgctcgttcatcgtggtaccaggaacataactgaaacgaaacagtcttttcttcatatgtaacttattttgactgttcttcttcagaaatttctcctccaatgctttccacaatttacttgcagaagtctctttactgaatgtatacttctgctctctggaaagacatgatcgaattgtaccacatgccaatcggttgatggtcttccattctttatcatcaaccccttctggtttttcttcctcaatggcaatatctagaccctgttgaaatagggcatctagaagctcactttgccacatgccgaaatgacctgttccatcaaaaatttccactacaaatctcgtatttgcagttccaatcctcggcaaaatgtacgaagtggaagttgttgatatggatggtttttcttctgtcatttttgccatagcttctacttaatagccaccaaatgcagaatacccacaagctttaggaaatgtttctgatgtgtaagatcagactaagctgcaaacacagagcatactacaaaacctggctcggataccaattgttgcggaagcgacgataatattaataacaatattatcagaaatatttagataattattatgccaacaattatactaagaaaattcccagttaaattggaggggtcacaatggtcccgcttaaaacccaacaactagacagaactcacttagatatttaatagctttatgttggttatatttatttagttattattgctataaatatctaagtgagttctgtctagttgttgggttttaagcgggaccattgtgacccctccaatttaactgggaattttcttagtataattgttggcataataattatctaaatatttctgataatattgttattaatattatcgtcgcttccgcaacagtAACTATATTAATCGATTCAACAAAGAATAAGCAAATAAAGTTAAGGATACCATACCTTGGGAAATAAAGAGATGCCTTTAAGCAAGCAAAAAGAAGgcacaaaaacatagtaaagagTAGCAAAGCAGTTTGGAACCCAAAAAAGGTAAATGCAGTAAGAAAGCAGAAGTTTGAGAGGCATGTTTTGACAACCATACACGAAAGGACAATGCTTGGATAGAAATATTTGAAAATCGCCTTCGGCCCATCTCTTGTGTTGTACTAAAGTATCCAACAATGTTGAGGGAACCATTCCTAAGAAGGCTTCCCTTTGAGGAGTCAAATATACCGACCGCCAACCTCTACTTTGTATGCATATTCCTGTTAGTATATCTTCCACTACACACCCATATTTCACTCCCATCTGCAATCAGCCTAATATGTTAGTATAAAATTTATCATGAATAAGATacgagaaaaataattaaaacatgataCCAAATACAACACGAGAAAAGAAAGGACCTCTTTTCCCCAAGGTGTATTCTCCTCGTAGGTACAACTTGCAAGAGCTTTGCAGTTTTCTTCAATGGAACTTGCTTTTTCTATGATCTTTCTATCATATTTCATTGCCTTCGATTCAACTATAAGTTCCTTGCTATACTTCATTCCACAAAGACTTTCTCTTCTATGAACACAACCGGTTCCAATATAGCAAGGCCCTCCATTCCCGTCAAATCCTGCAAGCTCAAGCTTTGGTATATGGATACATTCAAAACATCATCAGTTCTATTCAACTTTAAtcatgatattgaaaatttaattttgaacctTGATTCCTataatcacatttaattaaaaagtTGTATTTAGAAGGTCTAAAATTCGAGATTCGAATATTAACATATGTAATCTTTTTCTAAATTCTGAACCATAAGCTATTTCCTTCCAAAACGAATAATATTAACTTTGAAGAATTTCAGGCATTTAATAAATTCGAgttcaaattttatcatttgcaaagatataaaatttttaaaattttactttagtATTTAACGTTCACCTTCATTACGACTCTCAAGgatccataaatttcatttttagtgAGGTTACCAAAAGTCTGTGGATATTGGACATAAGCAATTTCATGTCCATTGTCTTCATCAAGAAAGAAGCAAAGTGCATCCCTAATTGCCTTGGAATTATTTGAATGCATGTCACAATCCACGTTTAAAATAAATGGGGCATTACTTATGCTTGAAGATATCCTTATCTGTTTATTCATAAATTCAAGAATTagaaaataatcatttaatttaacaaaatatttatatatatatatatattatttagacTTAAGGTGAACCTTGATTATAGATATATTTGTTCATTTGAATTGAGCTTGGAAAAGCAAATATGACCACAGACCAGCACAACCTTATAGTCAAAGGAAAGCATAAAAATTCTGAGTAGCCGCATATTATAGAATGGTTACCAATGCATTCAAGGCTCCAGCTTTGAAATTATGGTGGATTTGAGGTCTCTTTTCACGTGCTAAATATACAAGGGTTGGCAAAGCTTTTCCTTCAATGTCAATGGCGTTAGGGTCTCTTCCATCAATCAAGATCTacaattaagtttttaaatgCAGAATTAGAAGCAATTATAAGGTAGGAGTGAAATGTAGTAGTTATAAAGTTTAAGatccaaaagaataaaaaaaatattgtagcAAATTACTTGAAGAATAGATGGATGATCATGACGACTAACAACAAAGTCCCATTCATCAAATCCCTTGTGTTCTTTGCGTATGTCCGCTGGAACCTTGCCCAATCTTGTCATGCTTTCAATTCGAATCCTCATGTCTTCATATGTTTTCTATAATTAAtgccaaaacaaaaaataatccaTTCAAACatttacatcacaaaacataattcattCAATAGTTTTACAATTTCTACTATCATTAAAGCCATGTTTGAAATTAGTGTAGCGAATTAAAttgaagaaattataaaaataactttacatattttaaataacctatatatatatatattatgagtttaattttttcttttttcttctactttaatattattatacaaaTTTTATTACCTCAATCAATTATACATTTCTATCAATAAAACATTtgcaaatataaaaatttaaacccaTGTCAttagaatataaaatattttcaaatttatcattgcatctaaaggtttttttttcattaataaagctttttgtgttttattttatacattttaatatcaACTATAGAttcttactttttttaaaaaaaattagaaagcaatttactttaaaatttcatatattttctcGCTTTTCAACCACCAAATAATTCATTTCTTtcctatttttaatatatatctatctatatatatttttttactttttcacttttttaatattttttattacttttcacTAAGACAGTGAGTGGATAAATTTCTTATTAATAATACCATTGATTAAGTAATTAAAttgcatttaatatttttaatcacatgtattgatttatataattttatttttactcataatttaaattattatttttattttgtatatattacttatttgttgttattattattaattttaaaatattaaatgttattttcaaATGAATATATGCGTTCTACATATATAATTTCTAAACACATATACATATGAtagaattattaatttaaattacacatttgtaaaagaaatatttaaaaaatgcaaCAAGGCAACCATACATATGTGACAATATCCaacaacaaaaaattattttttcatttgcgatttaaatttttggttgattcttgattttttttttaatttaaaattcgtTGCATCTGAATCTTGTTTTTGCTTAATGGTGGATTTGGACCTAATTTGTGGAGGTTAGGTTAGACCAAATGTGGTGGTGGAAGTTTTGGACGAGGAATTTCTTGTGTTGAATGCTAGGCCTAGTCGTTTTTCAATGATGATGCTTTGGAAGGGAGTGGGGTTGATACATAGTAAAggaataaaattacaaattaaccatAAAGTTATAATAATGGAACTGAGACGTGTCAATGGAGGAAGGTCCCTTAGAGTCTTTCTTTTTATAGATAAGGTAGAAAAAGAAAGCCTCTGAAGTGTAGAATTTGATACGAAACCGTCCATTTCCTTGAGgttaaaatcattttatgttGCTGTGGGGCAAACATCAGTGGtagaattaaaggaaataaacGTGTTACCTTGATGATTAACCACTCATTGGCCATGAATGCATCATCCACTGGTTCAGGAGTGGTCTGGAAATAAGCCTCAGGAGATGTGGGCTCTACTTTCAGCTTCCTGCAAAACGGAAGCCATAGCTGGGCAAACCCTGAAGCTTCTAATAAAGCATAAAATGTCAAATCGGAgcaaccatcatcagataaataGACGCTTAGCTTATGAGGTGGGTAGTCATAAGCCATGACCGATAACACTGTGCTGACCACCATCGTTGGTGGCTCTAATCTTGGGTCTGCCGTGCACACAAATATGTCTACTCCTAGCAATTCTTCTTCTTCGAACCTGTAAGAAACAAGCAAGCGTTAGGAACAAGAGAAAGGGAGTATATGGAGAGACAGAGTGAAGGAGATGACGACCTGGAAGAGAGTCTATCTTTGAAAGTGCAACGAAAGACAGGGTTCCATTTAACGATTACAGTGATgaagaaataaaaactaaaccaaaGTTCAGCTACGAACATTCCGACCCAAACCCATCTCTCTGTTACTGGAAAATAGCTCACTCTATGGAAACAAATGAAGCAGATGCCTATGAAGATGGAAGCTGCGTAGGAGCGGAAGAAGACAAGTCCCCTAGCCGGCCTTGTTTCAAAAAGAGGAAGATACCCATTTTTACCCATTCTCTCCTCCTCTCCGTCTTTCCACTCCTTTGACTCAAATGAGTAGAAAGTTGATTTTTCATGTATACATATAGACTTTAGAAAAATCTTACAGGCCCCAATGACCACAATTTGGGCAAGGGTAGGTGACTTTCTAAACTTCTTTAATTTTGAAAGAAGTTAACATCcctaaattatgatttttattttaatttgacccttaaattttaaaatgttttaattatatctatttttaaagtattcatttttattttttattttaaactctattacataaaatttgacatataattcaacaattaaattaatgatttaaataatcgaaaaacataattaatatattatcaatagtttaaatgtaattaaaatatttttaaatttgaaagtggatttagaataaaaattataatttaaagatATATAGTGTAATTAACTTTGAATATATAAATCCAAAAAATTCTCaaattctaataaaaataatacaatatataTGGCTTGATCTTGCTTGCTTCCATTATTACAATTCTGAATTCATAATTGTtgacttttttaaaatattcaatgtgaTACTTGAACtattaatatgtattttgttaTTGTATCTGATGTTAGCATTGGTAGTAAATTATTGAACCaactaataaaaatttgatacaaaatttttcttttcaaatcatcaagCATACatggataatataatattatgtgaaaaattaaataaaataaaaaaatttaatttaatttacaaataaataactaaacatataattaataaaaaagaacTAAACGCCAAACTTATGTGaaggataataaaaaaaattaaaaatattatttcaaatggaTAACCCTTTAAAGAATATTGCTATTtgcttaaatgaaaaatatgttatttttgcTTATATaagtttactatttttttttgtttaaatggaaaatatgacATTTTGTTGGTTATGTAAGTttagtatttactatttttttattaactatatttttagttatttatttttttaatttagttcatttttttttgctttatttaatttttcacataATGTTATATTATCCATGAGATTTGATGGTTTAGAGAAAAATAATATACATGTCGAATATTCATTGATTGGTTTAAATATTCACTAACAATATTAACATAAAGTATTATAATAAAACACACATTGATAATTTATGTATCACATTAGACATTTTATTAAAGTACAAATATCAAATATGGCCTTACCCATAAaacttataataataaattatatataattttaaagcttCATTTATTACATATACATTTTCTACTTTTAAAGAATTCAAATGTTTTTCTTTAGAAACATATTTTAcgatttgttttaaaaatattctaacaaatcatatcctctaataatcattaattgaattggttttctaatctatatatatatatatatatatttaaatattatgattTAAAAGAGATAAGcaaaatattttgatttgcatGGAGTTGTGGTTAAAACTTTTAATCAGATAACCGTTTAACTCAAGTTCATATATAAATTGTGAGTAAAaggaaatttaaatatataaatactttatattaaaaatattaaatgtacttCAATTGAGAATATTGAAATAAAACTTTGGTTGAAGaggtaaataaaaattttataaatattcataatACGAGTTCATTATCAacatttgtaacttttttattgattttttttaaaatatgaaaaagagaCAAAAACATCAtcgtaataatataacttatttaaaatatgtaaaattattttaataactttCCTAACTGAATTGATGTCAAGTTCACTCGTGATATCAATTTGCATTTAAACGAtaatattgataatttatttaaatagaaCATAAAATATACCACAAACTAAACATCTTCCatgtgtattttaattttatgatcaGTCCAAGTTTTCAAATAGAAGTTTGAGGAGTTTATAAGTTATGATGAAAAGATAAGGAAAATTACATATACATGAGACTAATTTTGACCTTTTTTCTTTAAATACAAACCTAGTGTTACAGGCTTGGAGCTTTACGCTCTGAAATTTCGAATCCGATCTTAAATCTGCTGTGCGAGTCTCGGGCTCGGTCGACCACACGCTAACTGTGACACTAGTAAATGGTTAATGTGGAAGCCAAGAGAGCGAAAGCAACGGATTGAAGTGTTACAGATGCTGGCATCTTACCGCTATCTTTTCGGAAGAACATCCCTTGGTATATCGGTAGGTTGATGAAAACCAAAACGTAGCAAAGAAGTATCTGAAAACCGAATACGTCAAAAATCTTCATACGAGCATCACCAATGGCAACATTGTTTGTTACTACCGCAATGAGTCCGAGCAGATTGAAAAGTGCGAGCGTAGCTAAAACCGTGAACATTGGTGACCAAGTCCCGAACTCCATGATTTCTTGCTCATATCTCCGGTGTACATCATCGTCAGCCACTTTTCCGGTGATGGCAAAGGCCGactttgaaaacccaaaaagttTGAGCATGTGGTCAATGGCGGCAAAGAGGTAGGAAGTTGTTCTTTTGAACATCCACATCCTCTGTTCATTCAACCAACCTCGGACTGTGCCCCCCAACCATACATATTCCACAAGACTGTGAACTCGGTGGACAAAGATGACATACAAATATGGTATACCCCAAGAACTCGATATCTagtaattcacaaaaaaaaaaagttacgaTAATTTTGAACATGACACCCAAAAAATAACTACAACACGACAATAATCTATAAAAATCCTTAAATAAACACCATAACTAGATTAACCAGTTGAAcggaaaataaaagaataaagttGAACGTTATCGTACCTTAGGAAACAAAGAGATGCCTCTAAACAGGCAAAAAGAAGgcacaaaaacatagtaaagggTAGCAAAGCAGTTTGGGGCCCAGAGATTGTAGATGCAATAAGAAAGCTGAAGTTTGAGAGGCATGTTTGGACGACCGTACACGAAAGGACAATGCTTGGACAGAAGGATTTGAAGTTCACCTTCGCCCCATCTCTTGTGTTGTACTAAAGTATCCAACAATGTTGTGGGACCCATTCCCAAGAAGGCTTCCCTTTGAGGATTAAAAAATACAGACCGCCAACCTTTGCTTTGTATGGACATTCCTGTCAGTACATCTTCCACTAAACTCTCATATTTCACTCCCTTCTGCAATCAGCCTAATATGTTGGTATAAAATTTGATACacgagaaaaataattaaaatatgagaggagagaaaagaaaagaccTCTT carries:
- the LOC107937198 gene encoding cellulose synthase-like protein E1 isoform X2, coding for MGKNGYLPLFETRPARGLVFFRSYAASIFIGICFICFHRVSYFPVTERWVWVGMFVAELWFSFYFFITVIVKWNPVFRCTFKDRLSSRFEEEELLGVDIFVCTADPRLEPPTMVVSTVLSVMAYDYPPHKLSVYLSDDGCSDLTFYALLEASGFAQLWLPFCRKLKVEPTSPEAYFQTTPEPVDDAFMANEWLIIKKTYEDMRIRIESMTRLGKVPADIRKEHKGFDEWDFVVSRHDHPSILQILIDGRDPNAIDIEGKALPTLVYLAREKRPQIHHNFKAGALNALLELAGFDGNGGPCYIGTGCVHRRESLCGMKYSKELIVESKAMKYDRKIIEKASSIEENCKALASCTYEENTPWGKEMGVKYGCVVEDILTGICIQSRGWRSVYLTPQREAFLGMVPSTLLDTLVQHKRWAEGDFQIFLSKHCPFVYGCQNMPLKLLLSYCIYLFWVPNCFATLYYVFVPSFCLLKGISLFPKISSSWGIPYLYVIVVHRVQSLVEFVWLGGTVRGWLNEQRMWMFKRTTSYFFAAIDNILKLCGFSKSAFIITGKVADDDLNRRYEQESMEFGTSSPMFTVLATLALFNLFGLVVVGTNKAINDDARIKVFDIFGFQILLCCVLVFVNLPIYQGMFFRKDSGKIPASVTLRSIAFALLASTLAMY
- the LOC107937198 gene encoding cellulose synthase-like protein E6 isoform X1, with protein sequence MGKNGYLPLFETRPARGLVFFRSYAASIFIGICFICFHRVSYFPVTERWVWVGMFVAELWFSFYFFITVIVKWNPVFRCTFKDRLSSRFEEEELLGVDIFVCTADPRLEPPTMVVSTVLSVMAYDYPPHKLSVYLSDDGCSDLTFYALLEASGFAQLWLPFCRKLKVEPTSPEAYFQTTPEPVDDAFMANEWLIIKKTYEDMRIRIESMTRLGKVPADIRKEHKGFDEWDFVVSRHDHPSILQILIDGRDPNAIDIEGKALPTLVYLAREKRPQIHHNFKAGALNALIRISSSISNAPFILNVDCDMHSNNSKAIRDALCFFLDEDNGHEIAYVQYPQTFGNLTKNEIYGSLRVVMKLELAGFDGNGGPCYIGTGCVHRRESLCGMKYSKELIVESKAMKYDRKIIEKASSIEENCKALASCTYEENTPWGKEMGVKYGCVVEDILTGICIQSRGWRSVYLTPQREAFLGMVPSTLLDTLVQHKRWAEGDFQIFLSKHCPFVYGCQNMPLKLLLSYCIYLFWVPNCFATLYYVFVPSFCLLKGISLFPKISSSWGIPYLYVIVVHRVQSLVEFVWLGGTVRGWLNEQRMWMFKRTTSYFFAAIDNILKLCGFSKSAFIITGKVADDDLNRRYEQESMEFGTSSPMFTVLATLALFNLFGLVVVGTNKAINDDARIKVFDIFGFQILLCCVLVFVNLPIYQGMFFRKDSGKIPASVTLRSIAFALLASTLAMY